The Streptomyces sp. SS1-1 genome has a segment encoding these proteins:
- the nuoI gene encoding NADH-quinone oxidoreductase subunit NuoI produces the protein MAEEPKETKPGFQNPVAGFGVTFKAMFKKRLTEQYPEQEKTTAPRFHGRHQLNRHPDGLEKCVGCELCAWACPADAIYVEGADNTDEERYSPGERYGRVYQINYARCILCGLCIEACPTRALTMTNEFELADSSRANLIYTKEQLLAGLEEGMVDSPHAIYPGTDEQDYYRGLVTEAAPGTTRQVAVSKGEVPQEGASTFGEDEPASGKVVGR, from the coding sequence ATGGCTGAGGAGCCCAAGGAGACCAAGCCGGGTTTCCAGAATCCCGTGGCCGGCTTCGGCGTGACCTTCAAGGCCATGTTCAAGAAGCGGCTGACCGAGCAGTACCCGGAGCAGGAGAAGACCACCGCTCCGCGTTTCCACGGACGGCACCAGCTCAACCGCCATCCGGACGGCCTGGAGAAGTGCGTCGGCTGCGAGCTGTGCGCCTGGGCCTGCCCCGCCGACGCCATCTACGTGGAGGGCGCCGACAACACCGACGAGGAGCGCTACTCGCCCGGTGAGCGGTACGGCCGCGTCTACCAGATCAACTACGCCCGCTGCATCCTGTGCGGCCTGTGCATCGAGGCGTGCCCCACGCGCGCGCTCACGATGACCAACGAGTTCGAGCTGGCGGACTCCAGCCGCGCCAACCTCATCTACACCAAGGAGCAGCTGCTCGCCGGTCTGGAGGAGGGCATGGTCGACTCGCCCCACGCCATCTACCCCGGCACCGACGAGCAGGACTACTACCGGGGTCTGGTGACGGAGGCCGCGCCGGGCACGACCCGGCAGGTCGCGGTCTCCAAGGGAGAGGTCCCGCAGGAGGGCGCCTCGACCTTCGGCGAGGACGAGCCGGCGTCGGGGAAGGTGGTCGGCCGATGA
- a CDS encoding NADH-quinone oxidoreductase subunit J — protein MSAQIAAAYSTSTGEAVQFWILGTVAVLGALCTVFLKRAVHSALCLAGTMIVLAVFYLANGAYFLGVVQIVVYTGAIMMLFLFVVMLVGVTAADSLKETIKGQRWLALLCGLGFGILLFAGIGNASLSQFDGLTQANANGNVEGLATLIFTKYVFAFEITGALLITAAVGAMVLTHRERTERAKTQRELAEERVRAGKHVPPLPAPGVYARHNAVDIAGLLPDGTPSDLTVSKTLRERGQIRDVSTEALNDLRALEQRAAERLERTAIEPSTFKRPEEASK, from the coding sequence ATGAGCGCGCAGATCGCCGCCGCCTACTCCACCTCCACCGGCGAGGCCGTGCAGTTCTGGATCCTCGGCACCGTCGCCGTGCTCGGCGCCCTGTGCACCGTCTTCCTCAAGCGGGCCGTGCACAGCGCGCTCTGCCTCGCCGGCACGATGATCGTCCTCGCGGTGTTCTACCTGGCCAACGGCGCCTACTTCCTGGGCGTCGTACAGATCGTCGTCTACACCGGCGCGATCATGATGCTGTTCCTCTTCGTGGTGATGCTGGTCGGCGTGACGGCCGCGGACTCCCTGAAGGAGACCATCAAGGGCCAGCGCTGGCTGGCCCTTCTCTGCGGCCTCGGCTTCGGCATCCTGCTGTTCGCCGGCATCGGGAACGCCTCGCTGAGCCAGTTCGACGGCCTCACGCAGGCCAACGCGAACGGCAACGTGGAGGGCCTGGCCACCCTCATCTTCACGAAGTACGTCTTCGCGTTCGAGATCACGGGCGCCCTGCTGATCACCGCCGCGGTCGGCGCCATGGTGCTCACGCACCGCGAGCGCACCGAGCGCGCCAAGACCCAGCGGGAGCTGGCCGAGGAGCGCGTGCGCGCCGGCAAGCACGTCCCGCCGCTCCCGGCCCCCGGCGTCTACGCCCGGCACAACGCCGTGGACATCGCCGGTCTGCTGCCCGACGGGACCCCGTCCGACCTCACCGTCAGCAAGACGCTGCGTGAGCGCGGCCAGATCCGGGACGTGTCCACCGAGGCGCTCAATGACCTGCGGGCCCTGGAGCAGCGTGCGGCGGAGCGCCTGGAGCGGACCGCGATCGAGCCGTCCACCTTCAAGCGTCCGGAGGAGGCGTCCAAGTGA
- the nuoK gene encoding NADH-quinone oxidoreductase subunit NuoK, with product MNPVNYVYLAALLFTIGATGVLIRRNAIVLFMCVELMLNACNLTLVAFSRMHGNLDGQIIAFFTMVVAAAEVVVGLAIIVSLFRSRHSASVDDASLMKL from the coding sequence GTGAACCCGGTCAACTACGTCTACCTCGCGGCCCTGTTGTTCACGATCGGCGCCACCGGCGTGCTGATCAGGCGCAACGCGATCGTCCTCTTCATGTGCGTCGAGCTGATGCTCAACGCCTGCAACCTCACGCTGGTGGCGTTCTCGCGGATGCACGGCAATCTGGACGGCCAGATCATCGCCTTCTTCACGATGGTCGTGGCCGCCGCGGAGGTCGTCGTCGGGCTCGCGATCATCGTGTCGCTGTTCCGTTCCCGCCACTCGGCCTCGGTCGACGACGCCAGCCTGATGAAGCTCTGA